One Photobacterium sp. TY1-4 genomic window carries:
- a CDS encoding TRAP transporter large permease — protein MVEVALFAVGALVLLLTIGVPLPFCFGGALMIMTYLGDMSMKGNMMWGTGQLTNPILLAIPLFVLSGTIMSQSGIAASLLRFVNVFVGHIRGGLGIVASVSCAIIGAISGSGLTGVAAIGPLLIPEMEKRGYPRAYATALIANSSILGLLIPPSVTMIVYGWVTDTSILACFLATLGPGLLVTFNFAVINLLMARKFPLVLEEKLPFGDMLKEASSRTVHAIPALLMPVIILGGIYGGIMTPTEAAAVAVIYAIPVGFMIYKGLNWKSLLASGKESATAVGSIMFMILFSLILSQMFVVENVPQELVDAIFGITENKALLLIFINFMLFLVGMVVNDITAIILIAPLLLPLMTAIGISPIQFAAIMGVNTAMGGVTPPYASILYLGARIGNVKFAEVVGPAMKLILFGYLPVVILTSFWSDLSLFLPTLFGY, from the coding sequence ATGGTTGAAGTTGCACTATTTGCGGTAGGCGCGCTGGTCCTGCTGCTGACGATTGGCGTGCCGTTGCCGTTCTGTTTCGGCGGCGCCCTGATGATCATGACCTACCTCGGCGACATGTCGATGAAAGGCAATATGATGTGGGGCACCGGCCAGCTGACCAACCCGATCCTGCTGGCGATCCCGCTGTTTGTATTGTCCGGCACCATCATGAGCCAGAGCGGCATCGCCGCCAGCTTGCTCCGGTTCGTCAACGTGTTCGTCGGCCATATCCGCGGCGGGCTGGGTATTGTCGCCTCGGTCAGCTGTGCCATCATCGGGGCCATTTCGGGCAGCGGCCTGACCGGCGTCGCCGCTATCGGCCCGCTGCTGATCCCGGAGATGGAAAAACGCGGCTACCCGCGAGCCTACGCCACGGCGCTGATTGCCAACTCCTCCATTCTGGGGCTGCTGATCCCGCCGAGCGTGACCATGATTGTCTACGGCTGGGTCACCGATACCTCGATCCTGGCCTGTTTCCTGGCGACGCTCGGTCCCGGCCTGCTGGTCACCTTTAACTTTGCGGTGATCAACCTGCTGATGGCGCGCAAGTTCCCGCTGGTGCTGGAAGAAAAACTGCCGTTTGGTGACATGCTCAAAGAAGCCTCGTCCCGAACCGTGCATGCGATCCCGGCGCTGCTGATGCCGGTGATTATTCTCGGTGGCATCTACGGCGGTATCATGACCCCGACCGAAGCCGCAGCCGTGGCGGTGATTTACGCCATCCCGGTCGGCTTTATGATCTACAAGGGCCTGAACTGGAAGTCACTGCTGGCCTCGGGCAAAGAGTCCGCCACTGCGGTCGGCTCGATTATGTTCATGATCCTGTTCAGCCTGATCCTCAGCCAGATGTTCGTGGTAGAAAATGTGCCGCAGGAGCTGGTCGACGCCATTTTCGGCATTACCGAGAACAAAGCCCTGCTGCTGATTTTCATTAACTTCATGCTGTTTCTGGTCGGCATGGTGGTCAACGACATCACCGCCATCATTCTGATTGCGCCGCTGCTGCTGCCGCTGATGACGGCCATCGGGATCAGCCCAATCCAGTTCGCCGCCATCATGGGCGTGAATACCGCAATGGGTGGCGTGACACCTCCCTACGCCTCGATTCTGTACCTCGGTGCCCGCATCGGCAACGTCAAGTTTGCCGAAGTCGTCGGCCCGGCCATGAAGCTGATCCTGTTCGGCTACCTACCGGTGGTGATTCTGACCTCGTTCTGGTCTGACTTATCACTCTTCCTGCCAACGCTGTTTGGCTACTGA
- the dctP gene encoding TRAP transporter substrate-binding protein DctP, producing the protein MMKLTGKFTHSFKLKQTAQALLLAATALSILPATAATLKISHVRPQGTVIDQDVKRMGEALKAATDGDVKLRVYAANALGDYTLVQERISVGAIDMAVQPASTATDRRMQLGLLPYLATNWAEAQAIYGDGAPVREAMATLFAQQDITLLAAYPVYFGGISLNRNAVEPGQPDVSKGIKLRVPPIKSFQLLADNVGYIGSPLPFSEAFTAVQTGVVDGVIGSGAEGYYASFRDVTKTYIPLNTHFEIWYLMINSERFNDLSDSEQAALKTAAADFEQRRWQHAEQDQTANEQKLAANGAEIVKVSPQQLAQTSAKVRSTVWPEILSDIGAEWSQSILDQALEKTPN; encoded by the coding sequence ATGATGAAATTGACAGGTAAGTTCACCCACTCCTTCAAACTGAAACAAACGGCTCAAGCCCTGCTGCTCGCTGCAACGGCGCTGAGCATCCTGCCGGCCACGGCTGCAACGCTGAAAATCAGCCATGTGCGCCCACAGGGCACCGTGATCGATCAGGATGTCAAACGTATGGGCGAAGCGCTCAAGGCTGCCACCGACGGTGACGTTAAATTGCGCGTCTATGCCGCCAACGCCCTCGGTGACTACACCCTGGTGCAAGAGCGCATTTCGGTCGGCGCGATCGACATGGCGGTTCAACCCGCCTCAACGGCCACCGACCGTCGGATGCAGCTCGGGCTGCTGCCGTATCTCGCCACCAACTGGGCCGAAGCGCAGGCCATTTACGGTGACGGTGCCCCGGTGCGCGAAGCGATGGCAACACTGTTTGCCCAGCAGGATATCACCCTGCTGGCCGCCTACCCGGTCTATTTCGGCGGGATCTCACTCAACCGCAACGCCGTTGAGCCGGGCCAGCCGGATGTCAGCAAAGGCATCAAGCTGCGGGTACCGCCGATCAAGAGCTTCCAGCTGCTGGCGGATAACGTCGGTTACATCGGCTCGCCGCTGCCATTCTCGGAAGCCTTTACCGCGGTACAAACCGGCGTGGTGGACGGGGTGATCGGTTCGGGGGCCGAAGGCTATTACGCCTCGTTCCGCGATGTGACCAAAACCTATATTCCGCTCAATACCCACTTTGAGATCTGGTACCTGATGATTAACAGCGAGCGGTTTAACGACCTGTCCGACAGCGAGCAGGCCGCACTGAAAACGGCCGCAGCCGATTTCGAGCAACGCCGCTGGCAGCATGCGGAGCAGGATCAGACTGCGAACGAGCAAAAATTGGCCGCCAACGGTGCTGAAATTGTCAAAGTCAGCCCACAACAACTGGCGCAAACCTCAGCCAAAGTGCGCAGCACCGTGTGGCCGGAGATCCTGAGCGATATCGGCGCCGAGTGGAGCCAGTCGATCCTGGATCAGGCGCTGGAAAAGACCCCGAACTAA
- a CDS encoding NAD(P)/FAD-dependent oxidoreductase: MKPEYTIIGGGVVGCAVAYGLLKAGHRVTILDGGDRDHRASRGNFGLVWLSCKGLDAPHYAAWTRRSVGMWRTLADELLASTGIDVNLVQNGGYDFHFSESEMMARTAQYDRLRQELGSDHPYEIWDRERLRQEEPNIGPDVVGAIYGAEDGHLNPLKLLKAYTLAITQLGGERITRVQVERIERDANGRYQATTTDGRQFHSDKLVLCAGLGAAQLGPLVGLKAPVQPQKGQVLITEKMPPMMQRPSGIIRQVDEGGIQIGDSKENAGFDDQDTLAVTAAIAERAIAVYPFLAHTKLIRSWGALRVISPDGLPIYQQSDSHPGAYIISCHSGITLAAAHSYLLPLWLENDANQPDLERFSEKRFEISEAR; this comes from the coding sequence ATGAAACCGGAATATACCATTATCGGCGGCGGTGTCGTGGGCTGCGCCGTGGCTTACGGGCTGCTCAAAGCCGGCCACCGGGTAACCATCCTGGATGGCGGCGACCGTGATCACCGCGCTTCCCGGGGCAACTTCGGTCTGGTCTGGCTCTCCTGTAAAGGACTGGACGCCCCGCACTATGCTGCCTGGACCCGCCGCTCCGTCGGGATGTGGCGAACCCTGGCCGACGAGCTGCTGGCGTCCACCGGCATTGATGTCAACCTAGTCCAAAACGGCGGCTACGATTTCCATTTCAGCGAATCAGAAATGATGGCCCGCACTGCCCAGTACGACCGTCTTCGCCAGGAACTCGGCAGCGATCACCCGTACGAGATCTGGGATCGTGAACGCCTGCGCCAGGAAGAGCCGAACATCGGCCCGGATGTCGTCGGCGCCATTTACGGCGCTGAAGACGGCCATCTCAACCCGCTCAAACTGCTCAAAGCCTACACCCTGGCCATTACCCAACTGGGCGGCGAGCGGATCACCCGGGTTCAGGTCGAGCGCATCGAACGCGATGCTAATGGCCGCTATCAGGCCACCACAACCGATGGCCGCCAGTTTCACAGCGACAAACTGGTGCTGTGCGCCGGACTGGGCGCCGCGCAGCTCGGCCCGCTGGTCGGATTAAAAGCGCCGGTGCAGCCCCAAAAAGGCCAGGTGCTGATCACCGAAAAAATGCCGCCGATGATGCAGCGTCCATCCGGGATTATCCGCCAGGTCGATGAGGGCGGGATCCAGATCGGCGATTCTAAGGAAAACGCCGGATTTGATGATCAGGATACCCTGGCCGTCACTGCCGCGATTGCCGAGCGGGCGATCGCCGTCTATCCCTTCCTGGCCCATACCAAGCTGATCCGCAGCTGGGGGGCGCTGCGGGTGATTTCGCCGGACGGCCTGCCGATCTATCAGCAGTCCGACTCACATCCGGGGGCGTACATCATCAGTTGCCACAGCGGGATCACCCTGGCCGCCGCGCACAGCTATTTGCTGCCGTTGTGGCTGGAAAACGATGCCAACCAACCAGATTTGGAGCGATTCAGTGAAAAACGATTCGAAATTTCTGAGGCTCGATAA
- a CDS encoding (2Fe-2S)-binding protein, with product MKNDSKFLRLDNASSAPTVVFHWEGQAITAREGDTIAAALLAAGVDHTRETPATQSPRAPFCMMGSCFECRVEVDGEPNVQGCMRQVAPGIQVKRQRY from the coding sequence GTGAAAAACGATTCGAAATTTCTGAGGCTCGATAACGCCTCGTCTGCCCCAACGGTGGTGTTTCACTGGGAAGGACAGGCCATCACCGCCCGCGAAGGCGACACCATCGCGGCCGCCCTGCTGGCGGCCGGGGTCGACCATACCCGCGAGACGCCAGCTACCCAGTCTCCGCGTGCGCCGTTTTGCATGATGGGCAGCTGTTTTGAGTGCCGGGTCGAAGTCGATGGCGAGCCGAACGTGCAGGGTTGCATGCGCCAGGTTGCGCCGGGCATACAGGTCAAACGCCAGCGATACTGA
- a CDS encoding NAD(P)/FAD-dependent oxidoreductase, with translation MRTVDVCIIGAGPAGMAAATQCANAGASVVLLDEQARAGGQIYRAITADGHPLSEVLGPDYLHGATLVQALDAAPLEHITEATIWRVDTDRTVYWSRHGKSEQLQAKRIILATGAIERSFPFPGWTLPGVMTAGASQILLKTARIAPQKAVMVGTGPLLYLLAAQLINAGAPPSAIVDTQMPGSYLKASRHLAGALQGHQYLVKGLKLLRQIKQAGVAHYTQARDIEAVGTQTVEQLRFRSKGKTVCLDTATVLSHIGVIPNVQLTRAMGLDHVWDQVQRCWRPALDTFHNTSLNGVAVAGDGSGIGGAKVAELQGSLVAAEALRALGLLSQEQHQQQTEPLLARIHKELAIRPFLDTLYPPPQQALAPADRTLVCRCEEVTAGEIRHLARNQCHGINQIKSLTRCGMGPCQGRYCGPTVAEIIAAETNQSPSEVGYYRIRHPIKPLKLGELASLTPVTHSFIQPYQSKETTHDTDHQKAHQSTHE, from the coding sequence ATGCGTACAGTCGATGTTTGTATTATCGGGGCCGGACCGGCAGGGATGGCGGCCGCGACGCAATGTGCCAACGCCGGGGCCAGCGTGGTGCTGCTTGATGAACAAGCCCGTGCCGGCGGACAGATTTACCGCGCCATTACTGCGGATGGCCACCCGCTGAGCGAGGTGCTGGGGCCGGATTACCTTCACGGAGCCACTCTGGTTCAGGCGCTCGACGCCGCCCCCCTGGAGCACATCACCGAAGCCACGATCTGGCGGGTTGATACCGATCGGACCGTCTACTGGAGCCGCCACGGCAAAAGTGAACAGCTGCAAGCCAAACGGATCATCCTCGCCACGGGTGCGATTGAGCGCAGTTTCCCGTTTCCGGGCTGGACCCTGCCGGGGGTGATGACCGCCGGCGCCAGCCAGATCCTGCTCAAAACCGCCCGGATCGCGCCTCAAAAAGCCGTGATGGTCGGTACCGGGCCGCTGCTGTATTTACTGGCCGCCCAGTTGATCAATGCCGGGGCACCGCCGTCGGCGATTGTCGATACCCAAATGCCGGGCAGCTATCTCAAAGCCAGCCGCCATCTGGCCGGCGCGCTGCAGGGCCATCAATATCTGGTCAAAGGGCTGAAGCTGCTGCGCCAGATCAAACAGGCCGGGGTCGCCCACTACACCCAGGCCAGAGACATTGAAGCCGTCGGCACGCAAACCGTCGAGCAACTGCGCTTTCGCAGCAAAGGCAAAACGGTTTGCCTGGACACAGCCACCGTGCTGAGCCACATCGGGGTGATCCCCAATGTCCAGCTCACCCGCGCCATGGGCCTCGATCATGTCTGGGACCAAGTGCAACGTTGCTGGCGCCCGGCGCTCGATACCTTTCACAACACCTCGCTGAATGGCGTCGCCGTCGCCGGGGATGGCAGCGGGATTGGCGGAGCCAAAGTGGCCGAGTTGCAGGGCAGCCTGGTTGCGGCCGAAGCGCTCCGAGCCTTAGGCCTGCTGAGCCAGGAGCAGCACCAACAGCAGACTGAGCCGCTGCTTGCCCGGATCCACAAAGAGCTGGCGATCCGGCCATTTCTCGATACCTTGTATCCGCCGCCTCAGCAGGCATTGGCCCCAGCTGACCGCACCCTCGTCTGCCGCTGCGAAGAAGTCACCGCCGGGGAAATCCGCCATCTGGCGCGCAATCAGTGTCACGGGATCAACCAGATCAAGAGCCTGACCCGCTGCGGGATGGGGCCGTGCCAGGGACGCTACTGCGGCCCGACCGTGGCCGAGATCATCGCGGCGGAAACCAACCAGTCACCGTCGGAGGTCGGCTACTACCGTATTCGCCATCCCATCAAGCCATTGAAGCTGGGCGAGCTCGCCAGCCTGACCCCGGTGACACATTCTTTTATTCAGCCTTATCAATCCAAGGAAACGACCCATGACACAGATCATCAGAAAGCACACCAATCAACGCATGAGTAA
- a CDS encoding RidA family protein, with amino-acid sequence MTQIIRKHTNQRMSKIVIHNDTVYLCGQVGVGGTSVAEQTAEALRRVDALLLEAGSDKHHILQTTVWLADMSDFDEMNAVWDTWFEEGFQPARACGEAKLARPELKVELLVTAAVKQ; translated from the coding sequence ATGACACAGATCATCAGAAAGCACACCAATCAACGCATGAGTAAAATCGTGATCCACAATGACACGGTTTATCTCTGTGGCCAGGTGGGTGTCGGCGGCACCAGTGTGGCCGAGCAAACCGCCGAGGCCCTGCGCCGGGTTGACGCCCTGCTGCTTGAAGCCGGTTCAGATAAACACCATATCCTGCAAACCACCGTCTGGCTGGCCGACATGAGCGATTTCGATGAAATGAATGCGGTCTGGGATACGTGGTTTGAAGAGGGCTTCCAGCCGGCACGTGCCTGCGGCGAAGCTAAACTGGCCCGCCCGGAGCTGAAAGTCGAACTGCTGGTCACGGCTGCGGTTAAACAGTAA
- a CDS encoding PLP-dependent aminotransferase family protein: protein MAKYEQLVSQIQQQIHTGVWLAGDKLPSLRKQAEHAGMSLMTVLQAYQVLESQGWVVSYPRSGYRVAPEMAQQVQDTMAVQPTESVDVNDFIFDVLQASRNPRMASFGHAYLDPALAPRHQVNKSLTAAVRTMPLSSVVDNLPPGNDELRHLIAKRYAAQGMNISPDEIVITAGGLEALNLSLRAVTRPGDWVVVESPTFYGALQSLENLGLKAIAVRTHPGEGIDLGSLERALQTHSVRACWLMTNLQNPLGYSLSVEKKQQLAALLNKYQVHLIEDDVYSELYVGDSKPLPAKAFDAQGRFMHCSSFSKTLVEGFRIGWVAAGKQALKIQKLQLMSTLTTSVPIQLALVHYLTTRNYGSHLRLLRRTLDQRKAANEVCLKANLPDCARIYNSEGGYFLWVELPRHVDTTVLYHLALAETISIAPGRMFATSNQFNHCFRFNASFALTDAHQQAIVRLGELVKQLI, encoded by the coding sequence ATGGCGAAATATGAACAGCTGGTCAGCCAGATCCAGCAGCAAATCCATACCGGCGTCTGGCTGGCGGGGGACAAGCTGCCGTCGCTGCGCAAACAGGCCGAACATGCCGGGATGAGCCTGATGACCGTCCTGCAGGCTTATCAGGTGCTGGAGAGTCAGGGTTGGGTGGTGTCTTATCCTCGTTCCGGTTATCGGGTAGCGCCGGAAATGGCGCAACAGGTTCAGGACACCATGGCGGTGCAGCCGACCGAATCGGTTGATGTGAACGATTTTATTTTTGATGTGCTTCAGGCCAGCCGTAACCCGCGTATGGCCAGCTTCGGCCACGCGTATCTGGATCCGGCACTGGCGCCGCGTCATCAGGTCAACAAGTCGCTGACCGCGGCGGTGCGCACCATGCCGCTCTCCAGTGTGGTCGATAATCTGCCGCCGGGTAACGATGAGCTGCGCCACTTGATCGCTAAACGTTACGCGGCGCAAGGCATGAATATTTCGCCCGATGAGATTGTGATCACCGCCGGTGGCTTGGAAGCGCTGAACCTGAGTCTGCGGGCAGTCACCCGGCCGGGGGACTGGGTGGTGGTCGAGTCGCCGACGTTCTACGGCGCGTTGCAATCGCTGGAAAACCTGGGACTGAAGGCGATTGCGGTGCGTACTCATCCCGGCGAGGGGATCGATCTGGGGTCGCTGGAGCGGGCGCTGCAAACCCATTCGGTGCGGGCCTGCTGGCTGATGACCAATCTCCAGAATCCGCTGGGGTATTCCCTGTCGGTGGAGAAAAAGCAGCAACTGGCCGCGCTGCTGAACAAGTATCAGGTTCACCTGATCGAAGATGATGTCTACAGCGAGCTGTATGTCGGTGACAGCAAGCCGTTACCGGCCAAAGCCTTTGATGCGCAGGGCCGTTTCATGCACTGTTCATCGTTTTCCAAAACCCTGGTGGAAGGCTTTCGCATCGGCTGGGTGGCCGCCGGAAAGCAGGCGCTCAAGATCCAGAAACTCCAGCTGATGAGTACCCTGACCACCAGCGTGCCGATCCAGCTGGCGCTGGTCCATTACCTGACCACCCGCAACTACGGCAGCCATTTGCGGTTGCTGCGCCGTACGCTGGATCAGCGTAAAGCGGCGAACGAAGTCTGCCTGAAAGCGAATTTGCCGGATTGCGCTCGGATTTATAATTCCGAAGGCGGCTATTTCCTCTGGGTCGAACTGCCACGCCATGTCGATACCACGGTGCTGTATCATCTGGCGCTGGCAGAGACGATCAGCATTGCGCCCGGCCGGATGTTTGCCACCAGCAATCAGTTCAACCACTGTTTCCGGTTCAATGCCTCTTTTGCCCTCACGGATGCCCACCAACAGGCGATTGTCCGGTTAGGGGAGTTGGTCAAACAACTGATTTAG
- a CDS encoding cytochrome ubiquinol oxidase subunit I: MFDVDAFMLARVQFAFTVSFHIIFPAITIGLASYLAVLEGLWLKTRNPDYKTLYHFWSKIFAVNFGMGVVSGLVMAYQFGTNWSGFSEFAGSITGPLLTYEVLTAFFLEAGFLGVMLFGWHRVGDRLHFFATCMVALGTLISTFWILASNSWMHTPQGHEIIDGQVVPVDWLAVIFNPSFPYRLFHMVVAAFLSSALFVGASAAWHLLKGNRTSAIKRMFSMSLWMLVITAPIQAVIGDLHGLNTLVYQPAKIAAIEGHWDNSDGEPTPLILFGMPNMDTEQTDYKIEIPYLASLILTHSWDQQIPALKDFAPEDRPNSPVVFWSFRIMVALGLLMILQGLMGLWLRRKGTLYHNQTFLKFVLMMGPSGLIAILAGWVTTEVGRQPWVVHGLQRTKDAVSAHGELHMSISLLTFFVVYSLVFGIGYVYLIHQIKQGPDHDGDAEPGDALPDHEPLSISGRV; this comes from the coding sequence ATGTTCGATGTTGATGCGTTTATGCTGGCCCGTGTCCAGTTTGCTTTCACGGTATCGTTCCACATTATTTTCCCCGCCATCACCATAGGCCTCGCCAGCTACCTGGCGGTACTGGAAGGGCTCTGGCTCAAAACCCGCAACCCCGATTACAAAACCCTCTATCACTTCTGGTCGAAAATCTTCGCCGTCAACTTCGGAATGGGCGTCGTTTCCGGTCTGGTCATGGCCTATCAGTTCGGCACCAACTGGAGCGGCTTCTCGGAATTTGCCGGGAGCATTACCGGGCCGCTGCTGACCTATGAGGTGTTGACCGCCTTCTTCCTCGAAGCCGGATTCCTCGGCGTGATGCTGTTCGGCTGGCACCGGGTCGGCGATCGCCTTCACTTTTTTGCCACCTGTATGGTCGCGCTCGGCACCCTGATCTCCACCTTCTGGATCCTGGCCTCAAACAGCTGGATGCACACCCCGCAAGGCCATGAGATCATTGACGGTCAGGTGGTGCCGGTAGACTGGCTGGCGGTGATTTTCAACCCGTCCTTCCCGTATCGCTTGTTCCACATGGTTGTCGCGGCCTTCCTGAGCAGCGCGCTGTTCGTCGGTGCTTCCGCAGCCTGGCATTTGCTCAAGGGCAACCGGACCTCTGCCATCAAGCGGATGTTTTCCATGTCGCTATGGATGCTGGTCATCACCGCACCGATCCAGGCGGTGATCGGCGATCTGCACGGGCTCAATACCCTGGTCTACCAGCCTGCTAAAATCGCAGCGATTGAGGGTCACTGGGACAACAGCGACGGTGAGCCGACACCGCTGATCCTGTTCGGGATGCCGAACATGGACACCGAGCAGACCGATTACAAAATCGAAATCCCCTACCTGGCCAGCCTGATCCTGACCCACAGCTGGGATCAGCAGATCCCGGCCCTGAAGGACTTTGCCCCCGAAGATCGGCCAAACTCACCGGTGGTATTCTGGTCATTCCGCATCATGGTTGCGCTGGGGCTGCTGATGATCCTGCAGGGCCTGATGGGCCTCTGGCTGCGCCGCAAAGGGACGCTTTATCACAATCAGACCTTCCTCAAGTTTGTCCTGATGATGGGCCCCTCCGGCCTCATCGCCATCCTGGCCGGCTGGGTGACCACCGAAGTCGGCCGCCAGCCCTGGGTGGTCCACGGACTGCAACGCACCAAGGATGCGGTATCGGCCCACGGCGAGCTGCACATGAGCATCAGCCTGCTGACTTTCTTCGTGGTCTATTCCCTGGTGTTCGGGATCGGGTATGTCTACCTCATCCACCAAATCAAACAAGGCCCGGATCACGACGGTGACGCCGAACCCGGTGATGCCCTCCCTGACCACGAACCGCTGTCGATTTCCGGCCGCGTGTAA
- the cydB gene encoding cytochrome d ubiquinol oxidase subunit II — MGIELAVIWFGIIIFATLMYITMDGFDLGIGILMPLVRDKDDRDLMVNTVAPVWDGNETWLVLGGAGLFGAFPLAYAVIVDALTIPLSIMLIALIFRGVAFEFRFKALPNHRAFWDKAFIIGSIVATFCQGVTVGAVIQGFPVVGRSFAGGAFDWLTPFTLFCGLGLVVTYALLGATWLIKKTEGDLQRRMYQATTPLLAAFAIAMVVVSLWTPLAYPQIAERWFSLPNLYFLAPVPLLSLFCLWRITTAVKRGGQTSPFVMALLLTFLGFSGLGISLWPNIIPPEISIWEAAAPPQSLGFMLVGALFIIPFILVYTYWSYYVFSGKVKAGEAYH; from the coding sequence ATGGGTATTGAACTTGCCGTGATCTGGTTCGGCATTATTATTTTCGCCACCTTGATGTATATCACCATGGACGGCTTTGATTTGGGCATCGGGATCCTGATGCCGCTGGTTCGCGACAAAGACGATCGGGACTTGATGGTCAACACCGTCGCTCCGGTCTGGGACGGCAATGAGACCTGGCTGGTGCTCGGCGGCGCCGGGCTGTTCGGCGCATTTCCGCTGGCTTACGCAGTGATCGTCGACGCCCTGACCATCCCGCTTTCCATCATGCTGATTGCCCTGATCTTCCGCGGTGTGGCCTTTGAGTTTCGTTTCAAGGCGCTGCCAAACCACCGCGCCTTCTGGGACAAGGCGTTTATCATCGGCTCGATCGTCGCCACCTTCTGCCAGGGCGTAACCGTCGGCGCGGTGATCCAGGGCTTCCCGGTCGTCGGACGCAGTTTTGCCGGCGGTGCGTTTGACTGGCTGACGCCGTTCACGCTCTTTTGCGGTCTGGGACTCGTGGTGACTTATGCCCTGCTGGGCGCCACCTGGCTGATCAAAAAAACCGAAGGCGATCTCCAGCGCCGGATGTATCAGGCCACCACGCCACTGCTGGCCGCCTTTGCGATTGCCATGGTTGTCGTCAGCCTGTGGACGCCGCTGGCCTATCCGCAGATTGCCGAGCGGTGGTTCAGCCTGCCGAACCTGTACTTCCTGGCACCGGTGCCGCTGCTTTCCCTGTTCTGCCTGTGGCGGATCACCACGGCGGTGAAACGCGGCGGACAAACCAGCCCGTTCGTGATGGCGCTGCTGCTGACATTCCTCGGGTTCAGCGGCTTAGGGATCAGCCTGTGGCCGAATATCATTCCGCCGGAAATCAGCATCTGGGAAGCTGCCGCACCACCGCAAAGCCTGGGATTCATGCTGGTCGGGGCCCTGTTCATCATCCCGTTTATTCTGGTGTACACCTACTGGAGCTACTACGTGTTCAGCGGCAAGGTAAAAGCGGGGGAAGCGTATCACTGA
- a CDS encoding DUF2474 domain-containing protein, translated as MEKVTAPKPGMKQPLKQWSWLILIWVGSVASLALVSFGFRALMHAAGFKS; from the coding sequence ATGGAGAAAGTGACCGCCCCCAAACCGGGCATGAAGCAACCGTTGAAGCAGTGGTCCTGGCTCATATTGATTTGGGTGGGGAGTGTCGCCTCACTGGCGCTGGTCTCCTTCGGATTCCGCGCCCTGATGCACGCCGCCGGGTTTAAGTCCTGA
- a CDS encoding ISAs1 family transposase, translating into MSIEAFSQYFGDLQDPRQSAKISYPLFDVLFLTVCATIAGAEGWEDIEDFGEAHFQWFQKKGLFTSGLPVHDTIARVISRLDPSQFQQCFINWMQAVTERSDGELIAIDGKVLRSSYNRESRQSTIHMVSAFATANSVVMGQLKTNAKSNEITAIPELLNLLDIKGCLISIDAIACQTNIASTIIDKGGDYLLAVKGNQETLAKAVRQALSAKTSIQSAPENVTVEQSHGRIEAREYHVLPAGELVQQFPDWKGLKSIGVTIGYRIDKSGKESLEYRYYISSAELEKERFATAVRGHWGIENSLHWVLDASMNEDACQIYRGDAAEIMACFRHIALNMLRSETSKKASIRRKQNIAAMNTAYLDKVLLAGFKAASKK; encoded by the coding sequence GTGAGTATCGAGGCTTTTTCTCAGTATTTTGGCGATCTGCAAGACCCTCGTCAGTCTGCGAAAATCAGTTATCCCTTATTCGATGTTCTGTTTCTTACTGTGTGTGCGACGATTGCAGGAGCTGAGGGCTGGGAAGACATTGAAGATTTCGGTGAAGCACATTTTCAATGGTTTCAGAAAAAAGGACTTTTTACATCTGGACTTCCTGTTCACGACACCATTGCTCGTGTTATCTCACGCCTAGATCCAAGTCAGTTTCAGCAGTGTTTTATCAACTGGATGCAAGCCGTTACTGAGCGCTCAGACGGTGAGTTAATCGCAATCGATGGTAAGGTGTTGCGTAGCTCATATAACCGCGAAAGCAGGCAATCTACGATTCATATGGTTAGTGCCTTCGCCACGGCCAACAGCGTAGTTATGGGCCAACTCAAAACCAATGCGAAGTCGAACGAGATCACGGCAATACCGGAACTGCTTAACTTGCTGGACATCAAAGGCTGCCTGATTTCGATTGACGCAATAGCCTGCCAGACCAACATCGCCTCAACCATCATTGATAAAGGTGGTGATTATTTACTTGCAGTTAAAGGTAACCAGGAAACATTGGCTAAAGCTGTACGTCAGGCGTTGTCTGCGAAGACTTCGATTCAGAGCGCCCCTGAAAATGTCACGGTGGAGCAAAGCCACGGACGAATCGAAGCCCGAGAATATCATGTACTACCTGCTGGTGAGTTGGTACAACAGTTTCCTGATTGGAAAGGGCTCAAGAGCATCGGCGTTACCATTGGTTATCGCATTGATAAATCAGGTAAAGAGTCACTCGAATATCGCTATTACATCAGCTCTGCTGAGTTGGAGAAAGAGCGTTTTGCCACCGCAGTGCGTGGCCACTGGGGAATTGAAAACAGCCTGCACTGGGTACTTGATGCATCAATGAACGAGGATGCTTGCCAGATTTATCGCGGAGATGCAGCTGAGATCATGGCCTGTTTTCGGCACATTGCACTGAACATGTTGCGATCCGAAACCTCGAAAAAGGCTAGCATTCGACGTAAACAGAACATTGCAGCGATGAATACCGCTTATCTGGACAAGGTGTTACTGGCAGGTTTTAAAGCAGCGAGTAAAAAATGA